One region of Salvelinus namaycush isolate Seneca chromosome 3, SaNama_1.0, whole genome shotgun sequence genomic DNA includes:
- the LOC120034447 gene encoding nuclear body protein SP140-like, with protein sequence MDIFNFLTDEQLLRFFRCSRAEMLCMEQPHTFLNQVRDHHLIPEEMYKGVYKVLDWLETERPHSIKLFWSCVFRDHLLQQYPTLRNSLLDGSFTFNTKLPENLEKEEEEKEEKGRKVEGEEKEEEEKEEKKTGRKKRKQKICESAKEEEQPTAQMVQRPTYVSGRKSTHKSQRSVIPVELPIPVELLVELPVTCGDKEGMLNRDKLAKGESCILVQGHWLTPSRFEEFGGKKSSKNWKYSVRCRDTTLGKLIQEGHLTSPDFKRRKSAQAKKAPFPSNQSANSITDSKPEEDDDDDAFEDEEEEAEQERQKMQGGERANTAGGESSAGRSHGVVGKSVFKVTCVAINGTLHKDRFASGLCGKSIRSEQRWMTPVEFVQEGSARADPSWKKDIHWDGKPLSVLIKSGLLEIHSVQCPCNLCSITTKDVHDQDNDDDCFICRSQGSLICCDECPRSFHQRCHLPNVDDAMLGDNIQWMCTYCVLRTSQPWRYPKQMTYQEALTCRISDHLLECQYLLLCLYHADEDHIFVKDPCINVRNYTSVIKTPMWLDRVVEKLQQNLYQSVQHFESDVLLIFTNCATFNRKPAPTYGASRSSNHPSPHDGGESPSSHVHPSSHRISYGSNDGEDGSLGEEWSPYYPTYPPSSNYTISSSGIRCQRFAYYASKSVRWSGGGVPGIPATIRSVPGHRSTSSLGRRERECPRFLPDG encoded by the exons GGCGTGTACAAGGTGCTGGACtggctggagacagagagacctcACAGCATTAAGTTGTTCTGGAGCTGTGTATTCAGGGACCACCTCCTTCAGCAGTACCCCACGCTACGAAACAGCCTGCTGGATG GGTCGTTCACCTTCAACACAAAACTGCCAGAGAACTtggagaaagaagaggaggagaaagaggagaaggggaggaaggtggagggggaagagaaggaggaggaggagaaagaggaaaagAAGACAGGACGGAAAAAGAGGAAACAGAAGATATGCGAGAGTGCTAAGGAGGAGGAACAGCCCACAGCCCAGATGGTCCAGAGGCCGACCTACG TGTCGGGTCGGAAGAGTACCCATAAGTCACAGCGCTCGGTGATCCCGGTGGAGCTCCCGATCCCAGTTGAGCTCCTGGTGGAGCTCCCGGTCACCTGTGGGGACAAAGAGGGCATGCTCAACAGGGACAAGCTGGCCAAAG GGGAAAGTTGCATTTTGGTCCAGGGTCATTGGTTAACCCCCAGTAGGTTTGAGGAGTTTGGGGGGAAGAAGAGCAGTAAGAACTGGAAGTACAGTGTCCGCTGTAGAGACACCACTCTGGGAAAACTGATCCAG GAAGGTCATTTAACTTCACCAGACTTTAAAAGAAGAAAGAGTGCACAG GCCAAGAAAGCACCGTTCCCCTCCAACCAATCAGCAAACTCAATCACAG ACTCAAAACCTGAGgaagatgacgatgatgatgcgtttgaggatgaagaagaggaagcTGAGCAGGAAAGACAGAAGATGCAGGGAGGAGAGCGGGCAAACACGGCTGGAGGAGAGAGCAGTGCAGGACGCAGCCATGGTGTTGTGGGAAAGTCCGTCTTCAAAGTCACCTGTGTGGCCATCAATGGAACGCTACATAAGGATCGGTTTGCATCTG GGTTGTGTGGGAAGAGCATCCGATCGGAGCAGCGCTGGATGACCCCGGTGGAGTTTGTGCAGGAGGGGTCAGCTCGGGCAGATCCCTCCTGGAAGAAAGACATCCATTGGGATGGGAAACCACTCAGCGTCCTCATCaag AGTGGGCTTTTGGAAATCCACTCCGTCCAGTGTCCATGCAACCTGTGCAGCATCACGACCAAAGACGTG CACGATCAGGATAACGATGACGACTGCTTCATCTGTAGAAGCCAGGGCAGCTTGATATGCTGTGATGAGTGTCCTCGCTCCTTCCATCAGAGATGTCATCTTCCTAATGTGGATGATGCTATGCTGGG GGATAATATTCAGTGGATGTGTACATATTGTGTATTGAGGACCAGTCAGCCATGGCGCTACCCCAAACAAATGACCTACCAGGAAGCCTTGACCTGCCGAATCTCTGACCACCTACTG GAATGCCAGTACCTCCTGCTGTGTCTCTACCATGCAGATGAGGACCACATCTTTGTGAAAGATCCTTGCATCAAT GTGAGAAACTACACCAGTGTGATAAAGACTCCGATGTGGCTGGACAGGGTTGTGGAGAAGCTGCAGCAGAATCTCTACCAGTCAGTGCAACACTTTGAGTCTGACGTGTTGCTTATCTTCACCAACTGTGCCACGTTCAACAGG AAGCCCGCACCTACATATGGAGCCAGCAGGAGCAGCAACCACCCCTCTCCCcacgatggaggagagagtccttcatCACACGTCCATCCTTCATCGCATCGGATCAGCTATGgatcaaatgatggagaggatggatcgttgggagaggagtggtctccctactACCCCACCTACCCTCCCTCCAGCAACTATACCATCTCCTCCAGCGGGATCCGGTGCCAGCGCTTTGCGTATTACGCCTCCAAGTCAGTACGATGGAGcggcggcggggtgccagggATTCCTGCTACAATTAGATCTGTACCTGGCCACCGTTCGACCAGCTCCCTCGGACGAAGAGAGCGTGAGTGTCCTCGTTTCCTGCCTGACGGGTAG